One region of Pseudomonas glycinae genomic DNA includes:
- a CDS encoding HlyD family secretion protein has product MKKFFSLLATLLVLALALWIGRTLWEHYMNTPWTRDGRVRADIINVAADVTGEVVDVPVRDNQLVKKGDLLMQIDPEHYRLAVKQAQSLVASRKATWEMRKVNAHRRADLDNLVISKENRDDASNIADSALADYQQAQAQLEAAELNLKRTEVRAAVDGYVTNLNVHRGDYARIGEAKMAVVDMNSFWVYGFFEETKLPHVRVGDKADMQLMSGEVLKGHVESISRGIYDRDNPESRELIADVNPTFNWVRLAQRVPVRIHIDEVPEGVLLAAGITCTVVVKQDVVDN; this is encoded by the coding sequence ATGAAAAAGTTTTTCAGCCTGCTCGCGACCCTGCTGGTGCTGGCCCTGGCGCTGTGGATCGGCCGCACGTTGTGGGAGCACTACATGAACACCCCGTGGACCCGCGACGGCCGTGTGCGCGCCGACATCATCAACGTCGCCGCCGACGTCACCGGTGAAGTGGTGGACGTGCCGGTACGTGACAACCAGTTGGTGAAGAAAGGTGATCTGCTGATGCAAATCGACCCCGAGCACTATCGCCTGGCGGTGAAACAGGCGCAGTCGCTGGTGGCTTCGCGCAAGGCCACGTGGGAGATGCGCAAGGTCAACGCCCATCGCCGCGCCGACCTCGACAACCTGGTGATCTCCAAGGAAAACCGCGACGACGCCAGCAACATCGCCGACTCCGCACTGGCCGATTACCAACAGGCCCAGGCCCAACTGGAAGCCGCCGAACTCAACCTCAAACGCACCGAAGTGCGGGCGGCGGTGGACGGCTACGTGACAAACCTTAACGTGCATCGCGGCGACTACGCCCGCATCGGCGAAGCGAAAATGGCCGTGGTCGACATGAACTCTTTCTGGGTCTATGGCTTCTTCGAAGAGACCAAACTGCCTCACGTGCGGGTCGGCGATAAGGCGGATATGCAACTGATGAGCGGCGAAGTCCTCAAGGGTCACGTGGAAAGCATCTCCCGCGGCATCTACGACCGCGACAACCCGGAAAGCCGCGAACTGATCGCCGATGTGAACCCGACCTTCAACTGGGTGCGCCTGGCTCAGCGAGTGCCGGTGCGGATTCACATTGATGAAGTGCCGGAAGGGGTGCTGCTGGCGGCGGGGATTACCTGCACCGTTGTGGTGAAGCAGGACGTTGTGGATAACTGA
- a CDS encoding DUF1656 domain-containing protein, with the protein MPREIAFHGVYMPTMTLMFFVAAALAWALDRFLSGFDLYRFFWHPALLRLSLFTCLFGAMALTVYR; encoded by the coding sequence ATGCCTCGTGAAATCGCCTTCCACGGCGTGTACATGCCGACCATGACCCTGATGTTTTTCGTCGCCGCGGCACTTGCCTGGGCGCTGGACCGGTTTCTGTCGGGGTTCGATCTGTACCGCTTCTTTTGGCACCCGGCGCTGCTGCGCCTGAGCCTGTTTACCTGTCTGTTCGGCGCGATGGCGCTGACTGTCTACCGTTGA
- a CDS encoding FUSC family protein, producing the protein MTPLPAPLRWLYSLEWRRGFFDWARSDGVTWVYIFKVLIAAFLTLWLAMRLELPQPRTAMITVFIVMQPQSGQVFAKSFYRFLGTLAGSAMMVTLISLFAQNTELFLGSLAIWVGICSAGAARCRNFRAYGFVLAGYTAAMVGLPALAHPDGAFMAAVWRVLEISLGILCSTLVSAAILPQTASAAMRNALYQRFGVFALFVTDGLRGRSKPESFEASNVRFIAEAVGLEGLRSVTVFEDPHMRRRNGRLSRLNSEFMGITTRFNALHQLLERLRRNGADHVEAAIKPGLQDLAEVLDGFSGRALTSPDAARLVQALAVYKEALPARVRSLRAIFQESEPSDAEQLDFHTAYELLYRFVDDLHSYAQTHASLADHRHERERWDEPFTPQTSWWAAAASGIRASFILIVLGSYWVATAWPSGATMTLIAAATVGLSAATPNPKRMAFQMACGTFLGALIGFVEMFFIFPWIDGFPLLCVMLAPVIVLGSFLTSRPQYAGVGLGLLIFFSTGSVPDNLTIYNPYTFINDYIAMVMGMLVCAAAGAIILPPNSRWLWQRLEQDLRGQVVYAISGKLKGLASSFESRTRDLMHQAYGLAAGQPLVQKNLLRWMFVVLEVGHAIIELRKEQAILPVHPAYAESQPWRQAIRVMGRSLVRLFLQPNSSNLERALVAVDHAISRVAATDEPFAPHFDTSALRRVKSYLHFIRTSLLDPQSPLAAYAIAKPEGLAHAS; encoded by the coding sequence ATGACTCCCTTGCCCGCACCTTTGCGCTGGCTCTACTCCCTGGAATGGCGCCGGGGTTTCTTCGACTGGGCGCGCAGCGACGGCGTGACCTGGGTCTACATCTTCAAGGTGTTGATTGCCGCATTCCTGACCCTGTGGCTGGCGATGCGCCTAGAACTGCCGCAACCGCGCACGGCGATGATCACCGTATTCATCGTCATGCAGCCGCAGAGCGGCCAGGTGTTCGCCAAGAGCTTCTATCGCTTCCTCGGCACCCTGGCCGGGTCGGCGATGATGGTCACGCTGATTTCGCTGTTCGCCCAGAACACTGAACTGTTCCTCGGCTCGCTGGCGATCTGGGTCGGCATCTGCTCGGCCGGCGCCGCCCGTTGCCGCAACTTCCGCGCCTACGGTTTTGTGCTGGCCGGCTACACGGCGGCGATGGTCGGTTTGCCGGCGCTCGCCCATCCCGACGGTGCGTTCATGGCGGCGGTGTGGCGGGTGCTGGAGATCTCGCTGGGGATCCTCTGCTCGACCCTGGTCAGCGCCGCGATCCTGCCGCAGACCGCCAGTGCCGCGATGCGCAACGCCTTGTATCAGCGCTTCGGTGTGTTCGCGTTGTTCGTCACCGATGGCCTGCGCGGACGCAGCAAGCCGGAGTCGTTCGAGGCCAGCAACGTGCGCTTCATCGCCGAAGCGGTCGGGCTGGAAGGGCTGCGCAGCGTGACCGTGTTCGAAGACCCGCACATGCGCCGGCGCAACGGTCGCCTCAGTCGCCTGAACAGCGAGTTCATGGGCATTACCACCCGGTTCAACGCCCTGCACCAGTTGCTCGAGCGCCTGCGCCGCAACGGTGCCGACCATGTGGAAGCGGCGATCAAACCGGGTCTGCAGGATCTGGCCGAAGTGCTCGACGGCTTCAGCGGCCGCGCCCTGACCAGCCCGGACGCGGCGCGTCTGGTGCAGGCGCTCGCTGTCTACAAGGAAGCCTTGCCGGCGCGAGTGCGCAGCCTGCGGGCGATCTTTCAGGAGAGCGAGCCGAGCGACGCCGAGCAACTGGATTTCCACACCGCGTATGAACTGCTCTATCGCTTCGTCGATGACCTGCACAGTTATGCACAGACCCACGCGTCGCTGGCCGATCACCGCCACGAACGCGAGCGCTGGGACGAGCCGTTCACCCCGCAAACCAGTTGGTGGGCCGCAGCGGCTTCAGGGATTCGCGCGTCATTCATCCTGATCGTGCTCGGCAGTTACTGGGTCGCCACCGCGTGGCCGAGCGGCGCGACCATGACCCTGATCGCCGCCGCCACCGTGGGCCTGTCGGCGGCGACGCCGAACCCGAAACGCATGGCGTTCCAGATGGCCTGCGGCACGTTCCTCGGAGCGCTGATCGGCTTCGTCGAGATGTTTTTCATCTTCCCGTGGATCGATGGCTTCCCGCTGCTGTGCGTGATGCTCGCGCCGGTGATCGTGCTCGGCTCGTTCCTCACCTCGCGGCCGCAATACGCCGGTGTCGGTCTCGGCCTGCTGATTTTTTTCAGTACCGGTTCGGTGCCGGACAACCTGACGATCTACAACCCCTACACCTTCATCAACGACTACATCGCCATGGTCATGGGCATGCTGGTCTGCGCGGCGGCGGGGGCGATCATTCTGCCGCCGAACAGCCGCTGGTTGTGGCAGCGCCTGGAGCAGGACCTGCGCGGGCAAGTGGTGTACGCGATCAGCGGCAAACTCAAGGGGCTGGCGTCGAGTTTCGAAAGCCGTACCCGCGACCTGATGCATCAGGCCTATGGGCTGGCGGCGGGTCAGCCGTTGGTGCAGAAGAACCTGCTGCGCTGGATGTTCGTGGTGCTGGAAGTCGGCCACGCGATTATCGAGCTGCGCAAGGAACAGGCGATCCTGCCGGTGCATCCGGCGTATGCCGAATCCCAGCCATGGCGTCAGGCGATCAGGGTCATGGGGCGCTCGCTGGTGCGGCTGTTCCTGCAACCGAATTCGAGCAATCTGGAACGCGCACTGGTGGCGGTCGATCACGCCATCAGTCGGGTCGCCGCCACTGACGAACCGTTCGCACCGCACTTCGATACCTCGGCACTGCGGCGGGTGAAAAGCTACCTGCACTTCATCCGCACCTCGTTGCTCGACCCGCAATCACCCCTTGCCGCCTATGCCATCGCCAAGCCCGAAGGACTTGCCCATGCCTCGTGA
- a CDS encoding efflux transporter outer membrane subunit: protein MPRRINRALLPLSVLALSLGLGGCIGTGGIAPQGKALEANELATDEAIAHAARDANWPTAQWWQAYGDPQLNRWIDLAVQGSPTLAMAAARVRQAQSLAGVAEAAESLQINGESTLKRHNWPTDQFYGPGELANTTTWDNNAALGFSYALDLWGRESNSTERAVDLAHMSAAEARQAQLELQNNIVRAYIELSLHYAQRDIVAATLKQQQQILELAQKRLDGGIGTHFEVSQAETPLPETHRQLDALDEEIALSRNQIAALAGKGPGAGAQLERPSLSLGAALKLPSALPAELLGQRPDVVASRWQVAAQARGIDVAHAGFYPNVDLVGSLGYMATGGGALEFLTGKKLNYNVGPAISLPIFDGGRLRAELGEASAGYDIAVAHYNQTLVNALKNISDQLIRRESMDKQQTFAAESVATAQKTYDIAMIAYQRGLTDYLNVLNAQTLLFKQQQVQQQVQAARLSAHAELVTALGGGLGAGNDVPTFEQTAAPKTPALLR, encoded by the coding sequence GTGCCGCGTCGCATCAACAGAGCGCTTTTGCCGCTCAGTGTTCTGGCTCTTTCGTTAGGTCTCGGCGGCTGCATTGGAACCGGAGGAATTGCCCCGCAGGGCAAGGCTCTGGAGGCTAATGAACTGGCCACCGACGAGGCCATCGCCCACGCCGCCCGTGACGCAAACTGGCCCACCGCCCAATGGTGGCAAGCCTACGGTGACCCGCAACTCAATCGCTGGATCGACCTTGCCGTGCAAGGCAGCCCGACCCTGGCCATGGCCGCCGCGCGCGTGCGTCAGGCCCAGTCACTGGCCGGTGTCGCCGAAGCCGCCGAGTCGTTGCAGATCAATGGCGAGTCGACCCTCAAGCGCCACAACTGGCCGACCGATCAGTTCTACGGCCCCGGTGAGCTGGCCAATACCACGACTTGGGACAACAACGCTGCGCTGGGTTTCAGTTACGCCCTCGACCTCTGGGGTCGTGAAAGCAACAGCACCGAGCGTGCGGTGGATCTTGCGCACATGAGCGCGGCCGAGGCGCGTCAGGCGCAGCTGGAATTGCAGAACAACATCGTGCGCGCCTACATCGAGTTGTCGTTGCACTATGCCCAGCGCGATATCGTCGCGGCGACGCTCAAGCAGCAACAGCAGATTCTTGAGCTGGCGCAGAAACGCCTGGACGGCGGGATCGGCACCCACTTTGAAGTCAGCCAGGCCGAAACCCCGCTGCCGGAAACCCATCGGCAACTGGATGCACTGGACGAAGAGATCGCCCTGAGCCGCAACCAGATCGCTGCACTGGCCGGCAAAGGGCCGGGTGCCGGCGCGCAGTTGGAGCGGCCGTCCCTGTCCCTCGGCGCTGCGCTGAAACTGCCGTCGGCACTGCCCGCCGAACTGCTCGGTCAGCGACCGGACGTGGTCGCCAGTCGCTGGCAAGTGGCGGCGCAGGCGCGCGGGATCGATGTCGCGCATGCCGGGTTCTACCCCAACGTCGATCTGGTCGGCAGCCTCGGCTACATGGCCACCGGCGGCGGGGCGCTGGAGTTCCTGACCGGCAAGAAGCTCAACTACAACGTCGGGCCGGCGATCTCGCTGCCGATTTTTGACGGCGGGCGACTGCGTGCCGAACTGGGCGAAGCCTCGGCGGGTTATGACATCGCCGTCGCGCATTACAACCAGACCCTGGTCAATGCGCTGAAGAACATCTCCGATCAACTGATCCGCCGCGAGTCGATGGACAAGCAGCAGACATTCGCCGCCGAGTCCGTGGCCACGGCGCAGAAGACCTACGACATCGCGATGATCGCCTACCAGCGCGGCCTCACCGATTACCTCAACGTGCTCAATGCCCAGACCCTGCTGTTCAAACAGCAGCAGGTTCAACAGCAGGTGCAGGCGGCGCGTTTGAGTGCTCATGCGGAACTGGTGACGGCATTGGGCGGTGGCCTTGGTGCGGGTAACGACGTGCCGACTTTTGAGCAGACCGCCGCCCCGAAAACCCCGGCCCTCCTGCGTTGA
- a CDS encoding LysR family transcriptional regulator has translation MDTLQNMRAFSCVAEAGSFTAAAVQLDTTTANVSRAVSNLEAHLQTRLLNRTTRRIALTEAGKRYLLRCEQILAYVEEAEAEASEAHARPAGQLKVHTMTGIGQHFVIDAIARYRKTHPDVTFDLTMANRVPDLLDEGYDVSIVLARELPDSGFVSQRLGITYSIVCASPAYVKANGCAQKPSDLLNHACLRLVSPVIPLEKWAFDGPEGQEMVTINSSPFLVNSADAMKTAITSGMGVGVLPVYAAIEGLRNGSLVRVMPNYRSQELNLYAIYPSRQYLDAKIKTWVEYLRGSLPEILAGHQAELAAYEMSGSLGGARLAN, from the coding sequence ATGGACACTTTGCAAAACATGCGCGCCTTCAGTTGTGTGGCCGAAGCGGGCAGCTTCACCGCCGCTGCCGTGCAGCTCGACACCACCACCGCCAACGTCTCGCGCGCGGTCTCCAACCTTGAGGCCCACCTGCAAACCCGCTTGCTCAATCGCACGACCCGCCGCATCGCGCTCACCGAAGCCGGCAAGCGCTACCTGCTGCGCTGCGAGCAGATCCTCGCCTACGTCGAAGAGGCCGAAGCCGAAGCCAGCGAGGCCCACGCCCGCCCGGCCGGACAGCTGAAAGTCCACACCATGACCGGCATCGGCCAGCACTTCGTGATCGACGCCATCGCCCGCTACCGCAAGACCCACCCGGACGTGACCTTCGACCTGACCATGGCCAACCGCGTGCCGGACCTGCTCGACGAAGGCTACGACGTGTCCATCGTCCTCGCTCGCGAACTGCCGGACTCGGGCTTCGTCTCGCAACGCCTGGGCATCACCTACAGCATCGTCTGCGCCTCCCCGGCCTACGTGAAAGCCAACGGCTGCGCACAAAAACCCAGCGACCTGCTGAACCACGCCTGCCTGCGCCTGGTGAGCCCGGTAATCCCCCTGGAAAAATGGGCCTTCGACGGCCCGGAAGGCCAGGAAATGGTCACCATCAACAGCTCACCCTTTTTGGTGAACTCCGCCGACGCGATGAAAACCGCGATCACCAGCGGGATGGGGGTCGGTGTATTGCCGGTGTACGCCGCGATAGAAGGCTTGCGCAATGGCTCGCTGGTACGGGTGATGCCGAACTACCGCTCGCAGGAACTGAACCTGTATGCGATCTACCCGTCGCGGCAGTACCTGGACGCGAAGATCAAGACTTGGGTCGAGTACCTGCGTGGGTCGTTGCCGGAGATATTGGCGGGGCATCAGGCGGAATTGGCGGCTTATGAGATGAGTGGGAGTCTGGGTGGAGCCAGGCTGGCGAACTGA
- a CDS encoding 2-hydroxyacid dehydrogenase, producing MKKTVLAFSRITPPMIERLQQEFDVIVPNPKNGDINAQFNEALPHAHGLIGVGRKLGKAQLENAAKLEVVSSVSVGYDNYDLAYFNERGIMLTNTPDVLTESTADLAFALIMSSARRVAELDAWTKAGQWQASVGAPLFGCDVHGKTLGIVGMGNIGAAVARRGRFGFNMPILYSGNSRKTGLEQELGAQFRSLDQLLAEADFVCLVVPLSDKTRHLISHRELALMKPDAILVNISRGPVVDEPALIEALQNNRIRGAGLDVYEKEPLAESPLFQLKNAVTLPHIGSATHETREAMANRALTNLRSALLGERPQDLVNPQVWRG from the coding sequence ATGAAAAAAACAGTCCTGGCCTTCAGCCGCATCACCCCGCCCATGATCGAACGCCTGCAGCAGGAGTTCGACGTCATCGTCCCCAACCCGAAGAACGGCGACATCAACGCCCAGTTCAACGAAGCCCTGCCCCACGCCCACGGCCTGATCGGCGTCGGTCGCAAACTCGGCAAGGCCCAACTGGAAAACGCCGCCAAACTCGAAGTGGTCTCCAGCGTCTCCGTCGGATACGACAACTATGACCTCGCCTACTTCAACGAACGCGGGATCATGCTCACCAATACCCCGGATGTCCTCACCGAAAGCACCGCGGACCTGGCCTTCGCCCTGATCATGAGCAGTGCCCGCCGCGTCGCCGAACTGGACGCCTGGACCAAGGCCGGCCAATGGCAGGCCAGCGTCGGCGCACCACTGTTCGGTTGCGACGTACACGGCAAGACCCTGGGCATTGTCGGCATGGGCAACATCGGCGCCGCCGTCGCCCGTCGCGGACGCTTCGGCTTCAACATGCCGATCCTCTACAGCGGCAACAGCCGCAAGACCGGACTGGAACAGGAACTCGGCGCACAATTTCGCAGCCTTGACCAACTGCTGGCCGAGGCCGACTTCGTTTGTCTGGTGGTGCCGCTCAGCGACAAGACCCGCCACCTGATCAGCCATCGCGAACTGGCGCTGATGAAGCCGGATGCAATTCTGGTGAACATCTCTCGTGGTCCGGTAGTGGATGAACCGGCATTGATCGAAGCCTTGCAGAACAACCGGATTCGCGGTGCAGGTCTGGATGTCTACGAAAAAGAACCGCTGGCCGAATCACCGCTGTTTCAGCTCAAAAACGCCGTGACTCTGCCACACATCGGATCGGCCACCCACGAAACCCGCGAAGCGATGGCCAATCGTGCCCTGACTAACCTGCGTAGCGCCCTGCTTGGCGAGCGCCCGCAGGATCTGGTGAATCCGCAGGTCTGGCGCGGATAA
- a CDS encoding DUF2165 domain-containing protein, with product MAYISFFGLLVMYSNLTDYASNYEYVGHILSMDTTQINENIRYRAIESPMMHHRIYWFIITMESIYTAYCLVGTYHLYRSINDSAAEFHEAKKYSITGLLIAIFIYYVCLQSIGVEWFDMDTSQAWNAKDWARHIVDFILPVLIFITLKNER from the coding sequence ATGGCCTACATCAGTTTTTTTGGACTACTGGTGATGTACTCAAACTTGACAGACTACGCATCAAACTATGAGTACGTCGGACACATCCTGAGTATGGACACGACTCAGATCAACGAGAACATACGTTACAGAGCGATCGAATCGCCCATGATGCACCACCGGATCTATTGGTTCATCATTACCATGGAGTCAATCTATACCGCCTATTGCCTGGTTGGCACTTATCATCTCTATCGCAGCATCAACGACTCCGCCGCAGAGTTTCACGAGGCAAAGAAATATTCGATCACTGGTTTATTGATCGCCATCTTCATCTATTACGTCTGCCTGCAAAGTATCGGTGTTGAATGGTTCGACATGGACACTTCGCAAGCATGGAACGCGAAAGACTGGGCAAGGCACATTGTCGACTTCATATTGCCGGTACTGATTTTCATAACGTTGAAAAACGAGCGCTGA
- a CDS encoding DMT family transporter, whose protein sequence is MNLSLYLLTVLIWGTTWIALKWQLGVVAIPVSIVYRFGLAALVLFALLLLSRRLQPMNRRGHLICVAQGLCLFCVNFMCFLTASQWIPSGLVAVVFSTATLWNALNARVFFGQRIARNVLMGGALGLSGLGLLFWPELAGHHASPQTLLGLGLALCGTLCFSAGNMLSSLQQKSGLKPLTTNAWGMAYGAAMLSVWCLVKGIPFEMEWTTRYIGALLYLVIPGSVIGFTAYLTLVGRMGPERAAYCTVLFPVVALNVSAFAEGYQWTAPALAGLVLVMLGNVLVFRKPPVAVVSTQGKLA, encoded by the coding sequence ATGAACCTGTCTTTATATTTGTTGACCGTGCTGATCTGGGGCACCACATGGATTGCCCTGAAGTGGCAGCTGGGCGTGGTGGCGATTCCAGTGTCGATCGTCTATCGCTTCGGTCTCGCCGCGTTGGTGTTGTTTGCGTTGTTGCTGCTCAGCCGTCGTCTGCAACCGATGAACCGGCGCGGGCATCTGATCTGCGTGGCGCAGGGGTTGTGTCTGTTCTGCGTCAACTTCATGTGTTTCCTGACCGCCAGCCAATGGATTCCCAGCGGTCTGGTGGCGGTGGTGTTTTCCACCGCTACATTGTGGAACGCGCTGAATGCGCGAGTGTTTTTCGGCCAGCGCATTGCGCGCAATGTGCTGATGGGTGGGGCGCTGGGGCTGTCTGGCCTGGGCCTGTTGTTCTGGCCTGAGCTGGCGGGGCATCACGCCAGTCCGCAAACCCTGCTCGGCCTCGGTCTGGCGCTCTGCGGCACCCTGTGTTTCTCGGCGGGCAACATGTTGTCCAGCCTGCAACAGAAGTCCGGTCTCAAACCGTTGACTACCAATGCCTGGGGCATGGCCTACGGCGCGGCGATGCTCTCGGTGTGGTGTCTGGTCAAAGGCATTCCGTTCGAGATGGAGTGGACCACACGCTACATCGGTGCACTGCTGTATCTGGTGATCCCGGGGTCGGTGATCGGTTTCACCGCGTACCTGACGCTGGTCGGCCGGATGGGTCCGGAGCGCGCGGCTTACTGCACGGTGCTGTTCCCGGTGGTAGCGCTGAACGTTTCGGCATTTGCCGAGGGCTATCAGTGGACGGCGCCGGCATTGGCGGGGCTGGTACTGGTGATGCTGGGGAATGTACTGGTATTTCGTAAACCCCCAGTTGCCGTTGTTTCCACGCAAGGAAAATTGGCCTGA
- a CDS encoding AraC family transcriptional regulator — MAAIDTLQVFQALNNSPNARLVHSAELGDGLSAALWTNHHDAQEYEAPSHHTLSCYIAGGTGTFRRGDPGHKGGPDKLCILPADHESGWVINGDIRLAHLYFSAEQFALGCVTLLDREPREMQLREQTFLEDPQQARRFRQLLTLNWDEPGERLLTSSLAHELISHTLLSQVGVRHGLRLKGGLAPHQRRQLVEFIDSQLAEPISLGQLAGLCALSEYHFARMFRVSFGLPPHQYVLARRLSRARELLRGTALPLGEIALACGFASASHFTNRFRQVLGGTPGEYRQAFLR; from the coding sequence ATGGCCGCCATCGATACCCTGCAAGTCTTTCAAGCCCTCAACAACTCGCCCAATGCACGCCTTGTGCACAGCGCCGAGCTGGGTGACGGCCTGTCCGCAGCCTTGTGGACCAATCATCACGACGCCCAGGAATACGAAGCGCCGAGCCATCACACCCTCTCCTGTTACATCGCTGGCGGCACCGGCACCTTCCGTCGTGGCGATCCGGGCCACAAGGGCGGCCCGGACAAGCTCTGCATCCTGCCGGCCGACCATGAATCGGGCTGGGTGATCAATGGCGATATCCGCTTGGCCCACCTGTATTTCAGCGCCGAACAATTTGCTCTGGGTTGCGTCACGCTGCTGGATCGCGAGCCCAGGGAAATGCAGCTGCGCGAACAGACTTTTCTGGAAGATCCGCAACAGGCCCGACGGTTTCGCCAGTTACTCACTCTGAATTGGGACGAGCCCGGCGAGCGTCTGCTGACCAGCAGCCTGGCCCACGAACTGATCAGCCATACCTTGTTGAGCCAGGTCGGCGTACGCCATGGCTTGCGCCTCAAGGGTGGACTGGCGCCGCATCAGCGTCGGCAACTGGTGGAGTTCATCGACAGCCAACTGGCCGAGCCGATCAGCCTCGGGCAACTGGCGGGGTTGTGTGCGTTGTCGGAATACCACTTCGCGCGGATGTTCCGGGTGAGCTTCGGCCTGCCGCCACATCAGTATGTGCTGGCGCGGCGTTTGAGTCGGGCGCGGGAGTTGTTGCGGGGCACGGCGTTGCCGCTGGGGGAGATTGCCCTGGCGTGCGGATTTGCCAGTGCCAGCCACTTCACCAACCGCTTTCGCCAGGTGTTGGGTGGAACGCCCGGCGAGTACCGCCAGGCGTTTTTGCGCTAA